CAATTTATGTAATCAGGTGCTTGGCTTAAGATTGAGTCAGATGACCCTTCAAAGGGGATGGAATAATAAATCAAAGCTTCTGATTGTAAGTTCCCATTTCTCATGTCTCATTTTAGGAACATATTAATGTGCCAACTTTCTGTTAGCAGTCAGTTGACTCAACATTTCACATATTAATAAGGAGTAGTTCATTATATATTTTCCAGCAATCTTCTGGTTCCATCTATTGATTGTTCTCTTGTACAAAAACACCTTGGCTTTATTTAGGTTGAGGATTTGTCTGCGCGGCAAGTTTATGAGAAGCTCCTAGAAGCTGTCCAGCCGTAGAATACCGACTTCAATTGCAGCAGCCTGTACTCTTATCCGGAAGGAAAATGACCCAAGGCCACCTGTATTAGATCTGCTGAAGAGAAGGCTCGGGCCATAGAACCAGGTGTCAGAAGATCAGAAGGTGCTAAGAAAGTCGAAAGGCTGCTCAATAGAACTATAGCTCTGACCTCAGAGCAAGCAGCCAATGTGTGCTGAATTTGCTCATTGTTTCTGTTGTGATCTTGTAACCATTACTGAGATGGAGATATACATTGAAGCAAAAGCAAAATTGTGTGAGTTGTGATGCATGTTGTTACCCATGTTTCGCATGAAACATCCAACATACACATTTGATTTTACTTTTGATTTCTCAGGTTTAATGTTTGACATGAACGATTTTGTATTTTGTGTTGTGCGTTTATTGTTCAAGATTTCACAGGAATATCACCTGTTAAGTACTACATTGGGACCTACAATAATCGTACGTATAATGCCTGGAATGTTGAGACTAATCGTGATTTGGTTTGACAGAGTTCTGTGACCTGAGCACACATTTGGAAAAGGAAAGGGAAGAACGAAAAACAACTTTTTTTTATTCGTTCAACAATAATATTATTTTCACACCAAAGACGACATTTTTTTAAGAAAGACAGGGCGACGTGCAGCGGCCCGGGCCCAGGCCCTAGCCCACGAACGGCCCGTCCATGGCAGAAACCCTACCCACCAGTCTCGCTCCACTACACCCCAAAGGCCGAAGCTCTGCCCAAACCCTCTGTTTTTCCTCTCCTGCCACTCCCCACATCGCCTCCGCTCCCCGCAGCGCAACCCAGGCGATCCGCGCCGGCTCCTCCCCGGCGCTTCaggtcgacccccccccccccccccctccctctctccctccttcTACCGGCCCGGCTCGCCTGGCCTCGCCTCTCCTCGCCGCCGTCGGGCCCGACCGATCCGTGGGCGGGCGTGGGTGCTTATTCTCGGCTTCTTGGGGGGCCAGGCTGCGCCGCTTCTTGATTTAGGATTCGGGGGCCGCTTTTTCTTTGTCTGTTTGGAGAGCGCGGGTTAGGATTCACTTGTGTGGATTATCTGAGAACCACAATCGGCAGGATGCTAGGGTTGCTGTGCTCTCTCTTAGTCTTATCAAGTTTATTATTGCATAACTGAAGTTCGTGCTCTCCTTGGGCAGGAAAAATGGCCGAGcatctcttcgaggacatcttccACGTGACCAGGATCGACCCCGATGGCAAGAAGTTCGACAGAGGTAATTCGCCCTGGCTGTTATGCATGGTGAATTTACAGTTACTATTCTACTGCGCGGTGCTTTGCTCCGCCGAATCATGCTGCTCATTATGCCTGTCCGTCTCTTGGAGTTGCTGCTAGCAGTTACTACCTAGCAACATAATTTATCATGGTTCAAAAAAAGCGCTTGGCGTTAATTGTGCGCTtcgccaccgccttgcgcttttctGACCAAAAGCACATGCTTGTGCGCAATTATGTGCAGATTAAGTGCAAGTAAGCGCTAGGCCTTTTGAGATTTAAACCTTGGAATTTATTTATGCCTACCCAGTTCGCAGTGCTCTACAATGTTTGGAATCCTGGACTGTTAACACTTAACATCATAGCGACACTTTGTGCAACCTCGTAGCTGCAGATGATTACTGAACCGAAACATTTACCTTTCCACATCGGTGTGCAGTTAATCGCATTGAGGCTAGAAGTGAGCAGTTGGAGATGTACATGCAATTAGATATCGCAACCGATGTCTACCCAATGCATATGGGTGACAAGTTCACCATGGTTTTAGCTCCTACACTGAATCTGGACGGGACCCCAGACACTGGCTACTATACACAGGTAACATGACCTGATTCTTCTTAGAAgtttgatcatgaaataatttggcAGCTGAATGATGTGATAGTTGCCTAAAATGTTGTTATTGTCTTACATGGACTTGTCTTCGTGGAGGACGCATGTTTAGGGGCTGATACCCAGGAAGCTCATGTTATTTCTTTCCTTCTTTCAGGCTGGTAGGAAAACACTTGCTGACAAGTATGACTATGTCATGCATGGAAAGCTTTACAAGATTTCAGAGGACAATTCCAGCAAGGATAAAGGACCTACTAAAGTGTATGACTTCTCTGAACTCTAGATTAGTGATTTTGTGTGGGTTTTTAATCTTGCAGGATTTGATTTATGCGATATGTTTGAGTAATATATGATTTAATGTGGGATTGATTTCTTACCTTCATATAGCTGATGAAGAATTTGCCCTATAACCATGTTGCTGAAGCTCATGAGTTTGAGAGTACATAATGATTCTCTTATTTGCCCTTCAGCTCCTTAATCCTAGCTTCTTAATATGTTCAAAAAAAATCCTAGCTTCTTAATGCATGTCCATACAATCCTGTGTGGGTGGGGGAGGGGTGTTGAGATTGCTTGATGCGCGTATTACTGAGTAACCTGGTGAATATACTCCAATATAAGGGGTGGTGTTTGAGATTGCTTCCTTTGAGTGTTAGTGAGTAACCTGATGTATACATGGTCAAAGATAATGGGTGGGTGGGGTGGGGCAGTTCAAATTCCTTGATGTAATTGTAACCTAGTGTATATACATGGTCCAAGATAAGGGGTTGGTTTTGGGATTGCTTAATTTGATTGTTACTGAGTAGCCTGATGCTATATACACGGTCCAAGATGAAGCTCGGCTGTTTTCCCTTGAAATGTTAGTACAAATGAAATAATGCCATGGGCATTGGGCTGTTCTCATGTGGAAATCTTTGGTGCAACTCATAGTCTCATACAAAGAGCAAAGTTCCATCTGTTGAAGGGCTGATTGAAGGATTTGGTTTTACATATTTGATATTCCTCGCTTATAGTTTGTACTTACTAGAAATATTGTTAAATATCTGCAAAAGGAGCTCATTTTTCTTATGAAATGGATATAGGTGTGTTGACGGTCTTTTCTCGTTTTTGAGCCAAATATAAGCATGCTTGGCTAGTTGTATTATGTGAATCACACATTCACACCATGCAGTAGAAGTGCAACTCAGAATGCCTATTTTTATATCTCAAACCGAACCTACACCTTTTACACCTGTATATCTCAAACTCAACCAAGTGATTTGACCAATTCACTCGTGCAACTATTCTAATGATTTTACCCACCTTTTCCTCTCTCCAGGGAGATCTATGCATCTTTTGGCGGCCTCCTGATGTTGCTCAAAGGCGATCCTTCAAGTGCTGCTAACCTCGAGCTGGATCAAAGGCTGTTCCTCCTCATCCGAAAGGTGTAAGCGTGTAATCTACCGGATAACCAGTGCTTGTAGTTCACTCAGGGCTATACCAAGCCTGTGATTGTTTGGATGCTAATCGTCCTGCACCCTTATGTACTCTTTTGGCGGTAATATGACTCTAGATTGGTACCATTCTCTGTAGCACCAGTCGCTTATTCCTGTTCCCCTGGAGCGCATTATGCGTGTTACTAACTTATCTTGTCGATGTTCCGGGTAAATTACGATGCTGCGTGAATGTTATCTTTGGTAATAATTATTATCACTGTGTGAATGTGATGCTGGTGGTCCGGTTCTACTGCATCTTTGTTTGTCTGAACTTCGCGCACCCATATCTTGAACCAAACCTCCAGCAGGTGAACACGCATGGTGGATAGCTGCTGCACATGTTTGGATTGGTTTCAAAATTCACGTGCCATTTCCTTCCTGGCCTTCACGTACACGAGCAGAAGCATTTACTGGCAAATGCTATTATCTTTGCTCGTCTGAACTTTGCACAACCAAATCTTAAACAGGGTGGTGATGCACTTAACCATGAACCAGTAAGTGGGTCTCTGATTATATGAAACATTGGCCCTCCTTTGTAGCAGTAGGTAGTATAGAGATCAACTTGGAAAATTCCCAACATGATGTAAAATTAGAAGAATGCGAGCAAACGAAGCTAACTACTTCACCCATGATACATGACGCTAAGAAACTACACAGTGGATATGATGGTGTATATTCCCCGGTTTCATTCATTCATTTCCGGTATCCCTGCTGTTACTTTCACATGTTTCTTCCTCCCCCCTCAACAAATCCATCCTACATAACAAGATGATGAAATGGCAGCGCCCCGCGGCGCGGCGGTGCGTCGACGGGCGATCACTACTCGGCGCCGtcgggttgctgctgctgcttctggtCGCCGAAGATGCGGGCGCGGAAGTCCTGGACCATGAGCGGGAGGCCGTTCCGGAGCGCCACCTTGGGCTCCCACCCGAGCAGCTCCTTGGCCTTGGTGATGTCGGGCTTGCGCTTGTGCGGGTCGTCGGCGGTGTTTGCCCGGAACTCGATGCGCGCGTTGGGGTCGATGGTGTCCTGCACCACCTTGGCCAGCTCCAGCATGGTGAACTCCCCCGGGTTCCCCAGGTTGAAGGGCCCCACGTGCTCCCCCTCCATCAGCTTCATCAGACCCTCCACCTGCACCATCACACATGCATTAGACACTGTAACAAAACACTTCCTTGGTAAAACCAGAATATATTCACCCATGGATGCCATGACACTGAGCTCTGAGGTACCAATCTGGCAAGGACGACGGCATGGACGTGACATGACACGGCACTCTTGGTCGATGGAACAGTGGTGACTCGTCGTGGTTCAACGACAAAGGGGCTCGATCATGCTGTTCCCGGGAGGCAAAAAGGGTGATGGAGATGTTGCCGTGTCCATGGGCAGCAACAGTGCACCAACCAGTTTGGAAACACCTGCACCTGCGTGCGTGCGTGGTCCAGATCGATGCGTACGGTGCGCCATCTGCCTCGGCCGTCCGTTAACGACCCTTCGTTCGTGCAGTTTCATCTAAATTACACATTGCTTCCCGTCGAAGTCGAAGCAGCAACGTACGGTACGGGAGAGAGAGGCCACACTAGCGGTAGCACAGGGCACAGCGATGCAAGAGGTCCACGGCCTCGGCCGGGACAATTACCGGCGAGGCCCAGCTGATGATCTCGGTCCGTGTCAGTAGGGTACGTGGTCCAAGGCCAAATCCGAAAATGCTAGCAACTCGGCGACTCTGTACTTGAGTAGGCAAGGCAGGCACCAGCGCCAAATGGAAAATGGTTGGGACTTGGGCCACCCCGACCTAACCGACGTAGCAGCGCCACAGCCGCGTGCCGTTGGGAGCACGGACGACTGTAACAGCACCCACGTACGCATTCGCATCTCTGGACTGGAGACGCCAACACGTGTAGCTAGGTGTAGCATTGGCATGGCAGCATCAGAACATCTACATCCTGACGCTTCAAACCGGCCTCAAACGTCCATCCGATCACGACAATTTAACCCAGACGGGCCGGCGTCTCAAACATGCCTCGAACGCCCAGCAAAATGGAGAGGAAAAAGGTTGCATTGCAAAGCAAACTGTGCTACCATGATCGAGCACATGCGAATCAACCGCAACTGAATTAGCTTAGCCTCAGCTGCACGGTCGATGAACCAACCGATCGATTAATGAAAGCCGTGCTGCTGTTGGGGCTTGTATAATGGAAGGGAAAAGCATGCGGCGGAGCCACCAGCAAGGGAACGTGCGTGCGTGTGCACATGTGAATCTTGACTTGTGGCCGGCGATGTGTGCTCGTTGGTGAGAGGGAGAGCTTACCAGATCGGAGACGTACTGGAAGCTCCTCGTCTGCTTGCCGTCGCCGTACACCGTCAGGGGCTCCTTCCTCAGCGCCTGCACCAATCAATCATAAATCAACCCAGTGTCACCATATATTAGCAGTTGTTTACATCACACACGTACACCCCGTGCATATACATACAGTACACCGATGCTACCTACATCAACCAAAAATCAATCGACACAATGTCACCATTAGCAGTTGTTAACATCAAGGACAAAATCGTGCCATGCCTATGCGCTTTCACTGGCTAAGCATCGCTGGTTTCTTCATCTAGCCGTGTGGGTGCGGGTGCGCGACTGATCTTCGTGCTAATGTTATCATCTcttccaccacacacacacacatgtaacTTTGGCGTGTAAAGAATCGTGTCAAATTCATAATAAAGCAGGTTTTAACTAGGGGGGTGGTTCGTGTCAGCTGCTTGGGATTAAGAAAATGAGACTTGGAATTAAGAAAATGAGCTTTGGAACGTGGCGTCCACTTGTCAAAGTTTCTCCATCTAGCTTAATTTAATTCTGCGCTGCTTTTGCCACGCACAATAGCACGTGGTTTGGACCCTGGGACGAATCAACAAACCAAACACTTGGTCCGCTCATTGCGTGTGTGTCCCCCCATCAGCAAAGCCTAGCTAGCCAGAGGATAAACGAaacaagaaatgatgaatcatgtAGGTAGAAATTTCCTAAACAAAAATCTCTACGAGTCTAGGCAAAGGGGGAGGGTTTATGTCTTCCCCGATAACCGGCACTCCTGACCAAAAGTTTGTATGCGCTACATTATGAAACAGAGGAGTATCACTGAAGACTATTTTTTGGAGTATGCGTGGTGGTGTGTTGCTCGGTACAGTGCCATCCCGCGTGTCCATCTGGCCTCGCGTGCCCGTAGTGACTTATTATTTCCATAGGCTCCATAAGCGGATGGAAATAAGCTCTTAACATGCTACACCCGCAAACCCCTGACACATGGAACACGACCTCACAAAGATACCACTAAGGCCCCAACGGAAAGCgggaggcttttaatgccttcgaCGATAAACGTTATCATCGATGGCGACTATTTTTGGAGCATCCGTGGTGGTGTGTTGCTAGGTGCAATGCCGCCTCGATCGCGTGACGCAACTGGCCTCGCGCGACTGCAATGACTCTATTATTTCTTAACTAATGCACTGCCTTTTGAAAAAAGAGTATTTTTGAGGTAGTATGTCACAAATGAACAGCTAGAAGAAACTAAAGCTATATGATGAACAACTAGAAAACACAAGTAGAGTAATATAGAATGGTACTACTGACTCGGTAGACTTGCATGCATGTGGGGCTGCGGGTTCACCGGCGCGCTAGATGGGAATGGAAGTTTACAAATTACAAGATCGAGGTAGCATACCACTAATCAATTCCTATCGTAGATCTAGATCGAAAAAAATGATAGTATTAGACTAGTGCTAGTGGGAGAAGCCTAGCTACGACTAAGTCAAGTAAAGCGGGAAAAAAGGGAAGTTACGTGGAAGCGTGCATGCTTGTGCATGGGTAATTAGTTACAGCAGTCGCAGTAGGTTACTCTTTCTCACCTGAGCGACGAAGTTGCTGACGACCCGGCCATCGTCGATGCACATGCGCGGCCCGTAGGTGTTGAAGATCCGAGCGATCCTCACCTGCCAGCACTCACAAATATTAGTTACAGTCAGTTAACCTTGCTAAATTACCCTAATTATCTTTGTTTAATCTCTACATTTGCATGATGATCCGATGCTAGTAATAGCTGCCATGATTATCATTTTTTGCCTACTAATAAAGGAAAGAAAAGGTGCAGAGGATGCTTTCGTTTCCAGCAAAGTCGAGGTTGCTGAGTGAGTGGTGAATGATTAAAGCAGGGCCGGGCACGAACCTCGAGGTTGGCGCCGCGGTGGTAGTCCATGGTCAGCGTCTCCGCCGTCCTCTTGCCCTCGTCGTAGCAACTCCGCACGCCTGCACAAATACTTCTGTTCAGAAAGAGGAGAGGACGACGGCAGCATTTCTGTCTTTTTCCCATGCATCCCGTGTGCTCCCACAGATAGACGAGGAcggcggtgatggcggcggcggctctaGATAGGATAGGATAGGATAGGAGAGAAAATAGATGTGGTGACGTACCGATGGGGTTGACGTTGCCCCAGTAGGTCTCGACCTGGGGGTGCTGGAGGGGGTCGCCGTAGACCTCGCTGGTGCTGGTGAGGAGGAAGCGCGCGCCGACGCGCTTGGCGAGGCCGAGCATGTTGAGCGTGCCCACCACGTTGGTCTTGATGGTCTTGACGGGGTTGAACTTGTAGTGCACGGGGGAGGCCGGGCAGGCGAGGTGGTAGATCTGGTCCACCTCCAGCAGGATCGGCTCGACGACGTCGTGCCGGATCATCTCGAAGTTGGGGTTCCCGGCGTGGTGCGCCACGTTCTCCTTGCGCCCCGTGAAGAAGTTGTCGACCACGATCACGCTGTCCCCGCGCGCCAGCAGCCGGTCCACCAGGTGGCTGCCCACGAACCCGGCCCCGCCGGTCACCACCACCCGCAGGCCCTTGCGCTTCAGCCCCAGCGGCACGCGGCCGTGGCGCCCGCCGGTGCCGGACTCCTCGAACGCCATCCGTCCCCCGCCGCCCGACTGGTACTGCCGCGACGCCAGCCCCACCGCCGCCAGGTGCGCCACGCTGGTGgacggggtggtggtggtggtggagggggagaggaggaggaagaggagggtggCGAGGGCCATGCCGACCAGGGAGAAGACGAGACGCTGCTCGCCCAGCACGTACCGGAGCGGCTGCGGCAGCTGCTGCCTGGTCCGCGGCTTGCTCTCGGCCGCGCCGTGCGCGCCGtaggcagccgccgccgcctgctggcCGCGGTAGGTGAGCTCGGAGGACGCCATTGGCCTCGGCCGATGGGAACGCGTGATCTCTCGGCTCCTGAGCTGTGTGcgcgcggggaggggggggggggggtgtgcgggggagaagagggagaggagtggcGCGTATTTGAGGAGGAGGTTGAGGTTAGGTGGGCTGGCCGCGGGCGGCGCGTGGGCCGTGCGATCGGATCGCGGGCTCGGCCGGAGCCGCCCACGTGGCTCCGCGATCGGCGCCGTCTCGCGGGAGTCAGGCGAGTGTACAGACCACCCCTCGATGTGGCCGGATTTACCCGGCCCTGCCACCGTTCGTGTTTGACTGAGAGCATGTGTGCATTCACCGACCGAGTCCTGCTAATTTTCTTTATCTCACGATGAAAGGATCGGCAGCAAGTGTGCACATTCTCAACGGCTTAGTCACGTGCTGGCTGCAGGCTTCGAGGCAATGAGACTCGAGTGGCGAGAAAACAAAGGAGAAAGTGCTGGTTGCCGGGTAAACGCACACACGGAAAGGACCATTTCGTTCGAAAACCGGCTGAGTACGACTGAACCTGGGTATATATGCTTGATAACGCGTCAATGGTATGGCCGTATGGGGGCGGTGTCAAGCGTTATCAAGCATATATACCCAGGTTCAGTGGTTCACTCGACCGGACCAGGTTCCCGTTTGAACCGGCAAATTGATGGCCGCGTCGTAGCCTCAGGATACGCTACGGTGCACGTGTCATGGTCCGTTGCAGGGCATAGCGTCGTGTGCGCTGCGTGGGAACGTGCTCTCTCGTACTACGTGTGGGTCTTTGTCGGCTGGCTATGGCTAGTAGGCAGTCTCGTTTGGATCGGCATGGCACCAAAAGTCTGAGCTTCCACCGGCTAGACCAGGCTAACGAACTCGTGCTGCGCTCGCGCGGGATGCACATTTGACCGGCCGTCCGTCGGTGCGTGCGCGGCCAGCGCGGCTGACGGGCGACGAAGTTGGTCCGTCGGATCCATCCGCACCGCACCGCACGCGCACGTCCCGACGTGGCCTTCCGGTGGGCCGATCGTGGATC
The window above is part of the Triticum aestivum cultivar Chinese Spring chromosome 2A, IWGSC CS RefSeq v2.1, whole genome shotgun sequence genome. Proteins encoded here:
- the LOC123187520 gene encoding DNA-directed RNA polymerases II, IV and V subunit 8B, with the protein product MAEHLFEDIFHVTRIDPDGKKFDRVNRIEARSEQLEMYMQLDIATDVYPMHMGDKFTMVLAPTLNLDGTPDTGYYTQAGRKTLADKYDYVMHGKLYKISEDNSSKDKGPTKVEIYASFGGLLMLLKGDPSSAANLELDQRLFLLIRKV
- the LOC542964 gene encoding UDP-glucuronic acid decarboxylase 4, whose protein sequence is MASSELTYRGQQAAAAAYGAHGAAESKPRTRQQLPQPLRYVLGEQRLVFSLVGMALATLLFLLLSPSTTTTTPSTSVAHLAAVGLASRQYQSGGGGRMAFEESGTGGRHGRVPLGLKRKGLRVVVTGGAGFVGSHLVDRLLARGDSVIVVDNFFTGRKENVAHHAGNPNFEMIRHDVVEPILLEVDQIYHLACPASPVHYKFNPVKTIKTNVVGTLNMLGLAKRVGARFLLTSTSEVYGDPLQHPQVETYWGNVNPIGVRSCYDEGKRTAETLTMDYHRGANLEVRIARIFNTYGPRMCIDDGRVVSNFVAQALRKEPLTVYGDGKQTRSFQYVSDLVEGLMKLMEGEHVGPFNLGNPGEFTMLELAKVVQDTIDPNARIEFRANTADDPHKRKPDITKAKELLGWEPKVALRNGLPLMVQDFRARIFGDQKQQQQPDGAE